From Carnobacterium alterfunditum DSM 5972:
GATTTAAAAGATTTAAACCATCTTTTGTATAAGAACTTAGGATTGTTCATCCACTTACATTTTGTAAGTTATTTAATATTATGCCACAGATCAAAAGGTATTTCAAGCGGAAACACTTCAAGTTAAGCATCTCTTTCATAACATTAGAAAAATTTGTAAGACTAACTATTTTCTTAAATAAAAACAGCCAGTCAATAGACAATAACTTTTGTGCTATTCCGTTATTTCAACGGCATGAATAAAAAGTCGTCCGTCATTAACATCGTAATTACAAGTAACCAGCGTTAAAATCTTATCTTCTGGGGAAACAGGAGTATCGGTTAGGAAAATAGATTCATTTTTTAAGGTGTCAACAAAATCAGGAAATTCATTATCTTTAAAGGACACATCGAGGAATTTAGGATCAGCATCAGACGGGTGCACGGAAAAAATTTTATAGGTTCGTTCTGTGAAGGCATCGGTAAAAATAAATTGAGAATTATCAGTTAAAAAATCTTCTGATAGATATTGATCTAAATCCTTGAACATTTGGCCGTATTTAGCGTAATGCCCATAAATAATGGTGTGTTTATCTATGCCCATACCGACGTTTCGATAATCCATGAATACTGCTCCTAAAACATCTTCTTCTTTGTAAAAATTATGTTTTAAATAATACTCATTATCGGTTCCGCGTACAACAGGATAATCAATAACGGTATTACCGATATTTAACCAACCAACATAATCAGAATTAAGCAGGTAATGATCTGTTGCCGTATTTTTTTCAAACACCATTTCTTCTACAATGTTTTTTTCGGTATCTATTTTTGTAGTAGGTACAACTTCTTTTGGGACCACATTTTCTTTAGGCGTTGATTGAACTAAAACACTCTCTGGAACTTTGACCTCTTTGCGTTGAGCCGTTACCATGTTGTAATAATAAGCACTCTGTACCACTAGCAAACCTGATAAAATCGCTACCCAATATTTTTTTTTCATATATATACCTCCATTTTCTTTTTCCTCGGAGTTATCTTTTGACATCGATTACATTATGATGATATTATAACTTATGTAGACAGAGATAACAAAATATAACTTTGTCACAAAGGAGATGGATAGAAATGAAAAAGTTTTCGAAGATTGCATTTTCCCTTGTCACTCTGCTGTTACTATCGCCAATTTTTGCCGCAACTGCTAATGCAGAAAGTCATGTTACAGATGACGTAGTCGGTGTCGCTCTAGGTAACCCTGATTTCAGTATCCTTGTGTCCGCTCTTCAAAAAGCTGAACTAGTTGAAACACTTCAAGGAGATGGCCCATTTACTGTATTTGCACCAACTAATGCAGCATTTGAAAAGCTATTAACGGAATTAGATATTACAGCAGAAGAATTGCTGGCACAACCTGACTTGGCAAAAGTTCTTACCTATCATGTTGTTTCTGGAAAAGTTTTGGCTTCTGATTTAACAGATGGAATGACAGCACCAACTGTAAATGGCGAAGAGTTGACGTTTGATCTTTCAGGAGATCCAATGGTCAATAAATCTATGATCACTCAAACTGATATTGAAGCAACAAACGGTGTTGTCCATGTTATTGA
This genomic window contains:
- the srtB gene encoding class B sortase translates to MKKKYWVAILSGLLVVQSAYYYNMVTAQRKEVKVPESVLVQSTPKENVVPKEVVPTTKIDTEKNIVEEMVFEKNTATDHYLLNSDYVGWLNIGNTVIDYPVVRGTDNEYYLKHNFYKEEDVLGAVFMDYRNVGMGIDKHTIIYGHYAKYGQMFKDLDQYLSEDFLTDNSQFIFTDAFTERTYKIFSVHPSDADPKFLDVSFKDNEFPDFVDTLKNESIFLTDTPVSPEDKILTLVTCNYDVNDGRLFIHAVEITE
- a CDS encoding fasciclin domain-containing protein; protein product: MKKFSKIAFSLVTLLLLSPIFAATANAESHVTDDVVGVALGNPDFSILVSALQKAELVETLQGDGPFTVFAPTNAAFEKLLTELDITAEELLAQPDLAKVLTYHVVSGKVLASDLTDGMTAPTVNGEELTFDLSGDPMVNKSMITQTDIEATNGVVHVIDTVLVPSDFTLQEVDMEEATVAKTGLESSAPILVAMLVTAGAIIFMVIKKKEA